One window from the genome of bacterium encodes:
- a CDS encoding NADH-quinone oxidoreductase subunit N, producing MLSSLPSIVGFVRPDIDWHAVAPELTLLGVGAVVTLLDIVLLERGRAYTSALAGIGLLVALIPIVTLAAAGDTREMFGGAFVVDDFALILKAMFIVVAYIVVLLSTNYIAEGDYWENEYYGLLLASVMGMVLMASARDLVTIFVALELLSIPAYLMAAWRKADPRSNEAGLKYYLMGVFASAIMLYGMSLLFGLAGDTRLAAISTAVAEEGSNPVVILGIIFVIVGFAFKVSGFPFHTWAPDTYEGAPTPVTAFLAVASKAAGFVALMQLVHVGFPDAQDVYQPLLWILAVGSMTAGNLIALRQENIVRLMAYSGVSQAGFMLAPLAVAGDIGEEALSAVITYVLIYAAMNLGAFAVIIAVARRTASGEIRSYAGLFKYAPGMTILMSVFMFSLAGIPPLGGWFAKFAVFRAVVEADTGWGYSLAAIAAVNSVIALFYYAKVARMMWFEDTPEEADTTSLRVPPSLVAALGLTAAATLLFGIYPAVITHFTDGTLIALPY from the coding sequence ATGCTCTCATCCCTGCCTTCGATCGTCGGTTTCGTCCGACCGGACATCGACTGGCACGCCGTCGCGCCCGAACTCACCCTGCTGGGGGTAGGCGCGGTGGTCACCCTGCTCGACATCGTGTTGTTGGAGCGAGGCCGGGCCTACACCTCGGCACTGGCGGGCATTGGGCTGCTGGTGGCGCTGATTCCTATCGTGACCTTGGCTGCGGCCGGCGACACCCGGGAGATGTTCGGCGGCGCCTTCGTGGTGGACGATTTCGCCCTCATCTTGAAGGCCATGTTCATCGTGGTCGCCTACATCGTGGTGCTGTTGTCCACCAACTACATCGCCGAGGGCGACTACTGGGAGAATGAGTACTACGGCCTGCTCCTGGCGTCGGTCATGGGCATGGTGCTGATGGCCTCAGCTCGGGACTTGGTGACCATCTTCGTGGCCTTGGAACTGCTGTCCATCCCCGCCTATCTGATGGCCGCGTGGCGCAAGGCCGACCCCAGGAGCAACGAGGCCGGGCTCAAGTACTACCTGATGGGGGTGTTCGCCTCGGCCATCATGCTGTACGGCATGTCGCTGCTGTTTGGGCTGGCCGGCGACACCCGTTTGGCCGCGATCTCAACCGCGGTGGCCGAAGAAGGCTCCAATCCGGTGGTGATCCTGGGCATCATCTTCGTGATCGTCGGCTTCGCCTTCAAGGTGTCGGGCTTCCCCTTCCACACCTGGGCCCCCGACACCTACGAGGGCGCGCCCACCCCGGTGACGGCCTTCTTGGCCGTGGCCTCCAAGGCGGCCGGGTTCGTGGCTCTCATGCAATTGGTGCATGTCGGCTTCCCCGACGCCCAAGACGTCTATCAGCCGCTGTTGTGGATCCTGGCAGTGGGCTCTATGACCGCCGGCAACCTCATTGCCCTGCGCCAGGAAAACATCGTGCGCCTCATGGCCTACTCCGGGGTGTCGCAGGCCGGCTTCATGCTCGCCCCTCTGGCGGTAGCCGGTGACATCGGCGAAGAGGCCCTCTCCGCGGTGATCACCTACGTGCTGATTTACGCGGCTATGAACTTGGGGGCCTTCGCGGTGATCATCGCCGTGGCCCGCCGCACCGCCTCCGGCGAAATCCGCTCCTACGCCGGACTGTTCAAATACGCCCCCGGCATGACCATCCTCATGTCGGTGTTCATGTTCTCCCTGGCCGGCATTCCCCCGTTGGGCGGCTGGTTCGCCAAGTTCGCGGTGTTCCGGGCCGTGGTGGAAGCCGATACCGGCTGGGGATATTCCCTGGCCGCCATCGCCGCGGTGAACTCGGTGATCGCACTCTTCTACTACGCCAAAGTGGCCCGCATGATGTGGTTCGAAGACACCCCCGAAGAAGCCGACACCACGTCTCTGCGGGTACCCCCCTCGCTGGTGGCCGCTCTCGGCCTCACTGCCGCCGCCACCCTCCTGTTCGGCATTTACCCCGCCGTCATCACCCACTTCACCGACGGCACCCTCATCGCCCTCCCCTACTGA
- a CDS encoding NADH-quinone oxidoreductase subunit M, with amino-acid sequence MGEFLNDWGLSIPTFLPIIGAAVMLLIPKDREHLHKLIALATTMAVAVFGLLLLIQFIDNDDYGKLNFVVDKGWIDVIDSRYIMGVDGISLPLMLLTMLIVPLCVIYSWNHFPEPHNPKAFLMLLLILETGMIGTFAAQDLILFFVFFEVVLLPMYFMIGVWGGENRRYAAIKFFLFTLFGSALMLVSFLALYFLADPVMVADELTRTFDMQKLPEAAAGIAKSSQVWVFGGMFLGFGIKVPMFPFHTWLPDAHTEAPTVGSVILAAVLLKLGTYGFVRIAIPILPEGAVEWAPFIGLLAVIGIIYGALGCLAQRDLKRLVAFSSVAHMGFVMLGIATLTEFGINAAVFGMVAHGLITGMLFFLAGSVKERYHTLDMSRLGGLLVQAPRMGWILGFCAMASLGLPGLAGFWGEFPAILASYNPAEVLAEETFRSYMVIAALGTVLAAGYLLWMLQKTAFGTPREEFANDPHVRDATVSEYLAWAPMLILILVLGVYPHLLFGATDPAVIESIRNCPGLSEGQTCFDAAAGK; translated from the coding sequence ATGGGTGAGTTTCTCAACGACTGGGGGCTCAGTATCCCGACGTTCCTGCCGATCATCGGCGCGGCCGTCATGCTGCTCATCCCCAAAGACCGAGAGCATCTGCACAAGCTGATCGCCTTGGCCACCACCATGGCGGTGGCCGTCTTCGGCCTGCTGCTGCTGATCCAGTTCATCGACAACGATGACTACGGGAAGCTCAACTTCGTGGTGGACAAGGGCTGGATCGACGTCATCGACTCCCGCTACATCATGGGCGTCGACGGCATCTCCCTGCCGCTGATGCTGCTGACCATGCTGATCGTGCCCCTGTGCGTGATCTACTCCTGGAACCACTTCCCCGAGCCGCACAACCCCAAGGCATTCCTGATGCTGCTGCTCATCCTGGAAACCGGAATGATCGGCACCTTCGCCGCCCAAGACCTGATCCTGTTCTTCGTGTTCTTCGAGGTCGTGCTGCTGCCTATGTACTTCATGATCGGGGTGTGGGGCGGCGAGAACCGGCGCTACGCCGCCATCAAATTCTTCCTCTTCACCCTGTTCGGCTCGGCGCTGATGCTGGTGAGCTTCCTAGCCCTGTACTTCTTGGCCGATCCAGTGATGGTGGCCGACGAACTGACCCGCACCTTTGATATGCAAAAGCTGCCCGAGGCGGCTGCCGGCATCGCCAAGTCGTCTCAAGTCTGGGTGTTCGGCGGCATGTTCCTGGGGTTCGGGATCAAGGTGCCCATGTTCCCGTTCCACACCTGGCTGCCCGACGCCCACACCGAGGCCCCCACGGTGGGCTCGGTGATCCTGGCCGCGGTGCTGTTGAAGCTGGGCACCTACGGATTCGTCCGCATCGCCATCCCCATCCTGCCTGAGGGGGCCGTCGAATGGGCCCCGTTCATCGGGCTGCTGGCGGTGATCGGCATCATTTACGGCGCCTTGGGCTGTCTGGCCCAGCGCGACCTGAAACGTCTGGTGGCATTCTCATCGGTGGCCCATATGGGCTTCGTGATGCTGGGCATTGCCACCCTCACCGAGTTCGGCATCAACGCCGCGGTGTTCGGCATGGTGGCCCACGGACTCATCACCGGGATGCTGTTCTTCTTGGCTGGCTCGGTGAAGGAGCGCTACCACACACTGGACATGTCCCGACTGGGAGGGCTGCTGGTACAAGCCCCTCGCATGGGCTGGATTCTCGGATTCTGCGCCATGGCCTCGCTTGGCTTACCCGGTCTGGCCGGGTTCTGGGGCGAGTTCCCTGCCATCTTGGCCTCCTACAACCCCGCCGAGGTACTGGCCGAGGAGACGTTCCGGTCGTACATGGTCATCGCCGCGCTGGGCACGGTGCTGGCCGCCGGCTACCTGCTGTGGATGCTTCAGAAGACGGCCTTCGGCACTCCCCGTGAAGAGTTCGCCAACGACCCCCACGTCCGCGACGCCACCGTCTCCGAGTACCTGGCCTGGGCCCCGATGCTCATCCTGATCTTGGTGCTGGGGGTCTATCCCCATCTCCTATTCGGAGCCACCGACCCCGCGGTGATCGAGTCAATTCGCAACTGTCCAGGTCTGAGCGAAGGCCAGACCTGCTTCGACGCCGCGGCTGGGAAGTAG
- a CDS encoding NADH-quinone oxidoreductase subunit L, giving the protein MLSANIAAAETAGKAVAASGWFLENAWLIWLFPAVSFLLILLFGKRFPRGGSEIGIAAVGASFVFGLITAIQWISEVEGAGGNGSEGEYALGAGGLAAAEGEVSGGVSALTRSITWLTNGAEAIGAGIMIDGLAVMMIFVVTVVSLLVHIYSTDYVAGDRRYTHFFAFLSLFTASMLFFVTASTTIQMLVGWELVGVCSFVLIGHWWEEKDNSDAALKAFFTNRVGDMGIIIGVSILFFGAGTFDVIGVNEAALNDTMSHTVTLAAALCLTAAVMSKSGQFFLHTWLPDAMAGPTPVSALIHAATMVVAGIFMVARLYGVFFEGYAIGDSSINTLALIGGLTTLVGATLAFVQNDIKRVLAYSTVSQLGYMVMALGVGAWTAALFHLFTHAFFKACLFLGSGSVSHAVHSFDMKKDMGGLRKAMPHTYRTFMIGTVALAGLPILSGFWSKDEILVGTGGWGLFGGTGGNGAYTVMLAMGMITAALTGAYMTRVVYLTFFGEFRGHGTPHESGPRITVPLWILGGLAVVAGFINLPAGFQLVPASWEEKFLQWVEPAVGVSYFPSIAHATPSWTLAIVSVIVALIGIGAAYYYYFVRVRAVSPTATELPDGPTSRSAVARLGHRILVNKYYLDWLYTTVIVGFVKGPLAKAAYWTNQNVIDRVVNEAGTRSVQAGNIVYHKVDQLVVDGIVNATGKISDSSGEELRRIQTGKVQQYAAIMFAAATILAGIFIIVI; this is encoded by the coding sequence GTGCTGAGCGCGAACATCGCCGCCGCCGAAACTGCGGGCAAGGCCGTCGCCGCTTCGGGATGGTTCCTGGAGAACGCCTGGCTGATCTGGCTGTTCCCCGCAGTCTCGTTCCTGCTGATCTTGCTGTTCGGCAAGCGGTTCCCCCGAGGGGGCTCAGAGATCGGCATTGCCGCGGTGGGCGCCTCCTTCGTGTTCGGGCTGATCACCGCCATCCAGTGGATCAGCGAGGTAGAGGGGGCTGGCGGAAACGGATCTGAGGGCGAATACGCGCTGGGAGCAGGGGGGCTGGCCGCAGCGGAGGGTGAGGTCTCCGGCGGGGTGAGTGCGCTCACCCGGTCGATCACCTGGCTCACCAACGGGGCCGAGGCCATCGGGGCGGGCATCATGATCGACGGCTTGGCCGTGATGATGATCTTCGTGGTCACCGTGGTGTCGCTGCTGGTACACATTTACTCCACCGACTACGTGGCCGGCGACCGCCGCTACACCCACTTCTTCGCTTTCTTGAGCCTGTTCACCGCGTCGATGCTTTTCTTCGTCACCGCCTCCACCACCATCCAGATGCTGGTGGGCTGGGAGCTGGTCGGCGTGTGCTCGTTCGTGCTCATCGGCCACTGGTGGGAGGAGAAGGACAACTCCGACGCCGCCCTCAAGGCCTTCTTCACCAACCGGGTGGGCGACATGGGCATCATCATCGGGGTGTCGATTCTGTTCTTCGGCGCGGGCACCTTCGACGTGATCGGGGTGAACGAGGCCGCCCTCAACGACACCATGAGCCACACGGTCACCCTGGCCGCCGCCCTGTGTTTGACCGCTGCGGTCATGTCCAAATCGGGGCAGTTCTTCCTCCACACCTGGCTGCCCGACGCCATGGCCGGACCCACCCCGGTATCGGCCCTCATCCACGCCGCCACCATGGTGGTGGCCGGCATCTTCATGGTGGCCCGGCTCTACGGCGTGTTCTTTGAGGGCTACGCCATCGGCGACTCCAGCATCAACACACTGGCCCTGATCGGCGGGCTGACCACGCTGGTGGGCGCCACCCTGGCCTTCGTTCAGAACGACATCAAACGGGTGCTGGCCTACTCCACCGTCTCCCAGCTGGGCTACATGGTGATGGCATTAGGCGTGGGAGCGTGGACGGCGGCCCTGTTCCACCTGTTCACCCACGCCTTCTTCAAGGCCTGCCTGTTCTTGGGCTCGGGCTCGGTCAGCCACGCCGTGCACTCCTTCGACATGAAGAAGGACATGGGCGGGCTGCGCAAGGCCATGCCCCACACCTATCGAACGTTCATGATCGGCACGGTGGCCCTGGCTGGTTTGCCCATCCTGTCGGGGTTCTGGTCGAAGGACGAGATCCTGGTGGGCACTGGCGGGTGGGGCCTGTTCGGCGGCACCGGGGGCAACGGTGCCTACACCGTGATGCTGGCCATGGGCATGATCACCGCCGCGCTCACCGGGGCCTACATGACCCGGGTGGTGTACCTCACCTTCTTCGGCGAGTTCCGGGGCCATGGCACCCCCCACGAGTCCGGTCCCCGGATCACCGTGCCGCTGTGGATCTTGGGCGGTTTGGCGGTGGTGGCCGGGTTCATCAATCTCCCGGCCGGGTTCCAGTTGGTTCCCGCGTCGTGGGAGGAGAAGTTCCTCCAGTGGGTGGAGCCCGCCGTGGGGGTGAGCTACTTCCCGTCCATCGCCCACGCCACCCCGTCGTGGACGCTGGCCATCGTGTCGGTGATCGTGGCCCTGATCGGCATCGGTGCGGCCTACTACTACTATTTCGTCCGGGTTCGGGCGGTGAGTCCGACCGCCACCGAACTGCCCGACGGACCCACTTCGAGATCGGCCGTGGCCCGTCTCGGCCATCGGATCCTGGTCAACAAGTACTACCTCGACTGGCTGTACACCACGGTGATCGTCGGCTTCGTCAAAGGGCCTTTGGCCAAGGCGGCGTACTGGACCAACCAGAACGTGATCGACCGGGTGGTCAACGAGGCCGGCACCCGCTCGGTGCAGGCCGGGAACATCGTCTACCACAAGGTGGACCAACTGGTGGTGGACGGCATCGTCAACGCCACCGGCAAAATCTCCGACAGCTCGGGGGAGGAGCTGCGCCGCATCCAAACCGGCAAGGTGCAGCAGTACGCCGCCATCATGTTCGCCGCCGCCACCATCCTGGCCGGGATCTTCATCATCGTCATCTAG
- the nuoK gene encoding NADH-quinone oxidoreductase subunit NuoK: MLLNEMLLLGAVLFCIGVYGVLARRNGVLVLMSIELILNAVNINLIAFGAFHDTVMGQIFALFVITVAAAEVGIGLAIVLLLYRNRRSIDLDQVDLMKG; this comes from the coding sequence ATGCTCTTGAATGAGATGCTCCTTCTGGGCGCGGTGCTGTTCTGCATCGGGGTCTACGGCGTGCTGGCCCGCCGCAACGGCGTGCTGGTGCTCATGTCCATCGAGCTCATCCTCAACGCGGTGAACATCAACCTGATCGCCTTCGGGGCGTTCCACGACACGGTCATGGGTCAAATATTTGCCTTGTTCGTAATCACCGTGGCCGCCGCCGAAGTGGGAATCGGCCTGGCCATCGTGCTGCTGCTGTACCGGAACCGTCGATCCATCGACTTGGACCAAGTCGATCTCATGAAGGGGTGA
- a CDS encoding NADH-quinone oxidoreductase subunit J yields the protein MIAEHVAFGIIAAVMVASALRVVTTRDIVHAALYLVIVLAGVAALFLLVGAEFTGITQVLIYIGAVIVLFLFGIMLTRSDFDQDTETDHKRKFPAILTALLLLAVMIGALVDRFEDVKLDANLPGGLSPQTTAQVSDELFSQYIVPFEAVSVLLLAALIGAIVIARREEGG from the coding sequence GTGATCGCCGAGCACGTCGCCTTCGGGATCATCGCCGCGGTGATGGTGGCCTCCGCCCTGCGGGTGGTGACCACCCGCGACATCGTCCACGCCGCCCTCTACTTGGTGATCGTGCTGGCCGGTGTCGCCGCTCTGTTCCTATTGGTTGGCGCCGAGTTCACCGGCATCACCCAGGTGCTCATCTACATCGGCGCGGTGATCGTGCTGTTCTTGTTCGGCATCATGCTCACCCGGTCTGACTTCGACCAAGACACCGAAACCGACCACAAGCGCAAGTTCCCCGCCATATTGACCGCCCTCCTGCTGCTGGCCGTGATGATCGGCGCGCTGGTGGACCGCTTCGAAGATGTGAAGCTGGATGCCAATCTGCCCGGCGGCCTATCCCCGCAGACCACCGCGCAGGTCTCCGACGAGCTGTTCTCCCAGTACATCGTGCCCTTCGAAGCGGTATCGGTGCTGCTGTTGGCCGCCCTCATCGGCGCCATCGTGATCGCCCGCCGAGAGGAGGGCGGCTGA
- a CDS encoding 4Fe-4S binding protein, with protein MALVPGLITGLKVTARTMFRTLFGDGPPVVPAPSKHSHTVQYPHVKEMPTDRARGVIALHEENCTACMLCARECPDWCIYIEGHKYLAPPRREGGKPRQKNALDRFDIDYALCMYCGICVEVCPFEALFWSPEYEYSEPRIADLLHDKERLSEWMDTVPDFEPYEAGSEQKVLKVPR; from the coding sequence ATGGCACTGGTACCAGGATTGATCACCGGACTCAAGGTCACTGCTCGCACCATGTTCCGCACCCTGTTCGGCGACGGCCCACCGGTGGTCCCCGCCCCCTCCAAGCACTCCCACACCGTGCAGTACCCCCACGTCAAAGAGATGCCCACCGACCGGGCCCGAGGGGTGATCGCCCTCCACGAGGAGAATTGCACCGCCTGCATGCTCTGCGCTCGTGAGTGCCCCGACTGGTGCATCTACATCGAGGGCCACAAGTACCTGGCCCCGCCCCGCCGGGAGGGGGGCAAGCCCCGCCAGAAGAACGCGCTCGACCGCTTCGACATCGACTACGCCCTGTGCATGTACTGCGGCATCTGCGTGGAGGTCTGCCCGTTCGAAGCGCTGTTCTGGAGCCCCGAGTACGAGTATTCCGAACCCCGAATCGCCGACTTGCTCCACGACAAGGAGCGTCTCAGCGAGTGGATGGATACCGTTCCCGACTTCGAGCCCTACGAGGCCGGATCCGAGCAGAAGGTGCTGAAGGTTCCCCGGTGA
- the nuoH gene encoding NADH-quinone oxidoreductase subunit NuoH, producing the protein MTAASVMSSLLAVEVPYWASSIIKLGVVALVVPTAALILGYVFLMKMMSFMQSRLGPMEAGPYGTLQLLADGLKFIQKEDIFPEKADRTVFALAPLVVLISTFLIFVVIPTGPDAVVAQLDVGIFYALAVSSLSVVGILMAGWASANKYALMGGLRAAGQLIAYELPLVLAVMGVVIQAGTLDLQKIVAAQANGEIFGWGGIGNPFILTQFVGFFIFLVAVQAETTQPPFDMPVAESEIVGGYQVEYTGFRFLFFFMGEFGTAFAFGALASVLFLGGWALPWGDITHWGFNIAGPVIMLVKIMAVSALIFWFRFTYPRLREDQLQRLAWKFLIPLSLVNIVVTGVFKVVL; encoded by the coding sequence GTGACCGCGGCCTCCGTCATGTCGAGCCTGCTGGCCGTGGAGGTGCCCTACTGGGCGTCGTCCATCATCAAGCTGGGCGTCGTCGCCCTCGTCGTCCCCACCGCTGCGCTGATACTGGGCTATGTGTTCTTGATGAAGATGATGAGCTTTATGCAGAGCCGGCTGGGACCCATGGAAGCCGGCCCCTACGGCACCCTGCAACTGCTGGCCGACGGGCTGAAGTTCATCCAGAAAGAGGACATCTTCCCGGAGAAGGCCGACCGGACGGTGTTCGCACTGGCCCCGCTGGTGGTTCTGATCTCCACCTTCTTGATATTCGTGGTCATCCCCACTGGACCCGACGCGGTGGTGGCCCAGTTGGACGTGGGCATCTTCTACGCCTTGGCGGTGTCGTCGCTGTCGGTGGTGGGAATCTTGATGGCCGGTTGGGCATCGGCCAACAAGTACGCCCTAATGGGGGGCTTGCGAGCCGCCGGCCAGCTCATCGCCTACGAGCTGCCGCTGGTGCTGGCAGTGATGGGCGTTGTCATCCAGGCCGGCACATTGGATCTACAAAAGATCGTCGCCGCCCAAGCCAACGGAGAGATCTTCGGCTGGGGGGGCATCGGCAACCCGTTCATCCTCACCCAGTTTGTGGGCTTCTTCATCTTCTTGGTGGCGGTCCAGGCCGAGACCACCCAGCCGCCCTTCGATATGCCGGTGGCCGAGTCCGAGATCGTGGGCGGGTACCAGGTTGAGTACACCGGTTTCCGATTTCTGTTCTTCTTCATGGGCGAATTCGGCACCGCCTTCGCCTTCGGCGCGCTGGCCTCTGTGTTGTTCCTCGGCGGCTGGGCGCTCCCGTGGGGCGACATCACCCACTGGGGCTTCAACATCGCCGGGCCGGTCATCATGCTGGTGAAGATCATGGCCGTCTCCGCCCTGATCTTCTGGTTCCGCTTCACCTATCCGCGGCTGAGAGAGGACCAGCTTCAGCGCCTCGCGTGGAAATTCCTTATTCCGTTGTCACTGGTCAACATCGTTGTCACCGGTGTTTTCAAGGTTGTCTTGTAG
- a CDS encoding NADH-quinone oxidoreductase subunit D 1: MAYVATQAADARLNVEIETEGMTLNIGPQHPATHGTLRLVARLDGEQVVEAEPIMGYMHRGYEKLAEVRTYPQVTTLINRIDWLGSFANEVPFILAAEKLMEVEAPPRAQWIRTALFELSRIANITLFLGDMAVQLGALTPVFMAFRDREFVLNQIEAATGGRFHPNFDRIGGLKDDLPQGWIDDTKQVMEKIRDFCDEFEELVLGNEIFQARSRGIGIVPPAVGLAYGLSGANIRASGVDWDLRRDGHEALAYDQVDWRVWTHPDGDSFARYWVRLQETREATHIVDQLLDGLPSGPIMAKVPRIIKVPAGEAYAATENPLGEMGYYIVSKGDLVPFRVKIRSASFSNISITPWLLKGVYVPDIITILASLYFILGDIDR; this comes from the coding sequence ATGGCCTACGTGGCCACCCAGGCAGCCGACGCCCGCCTGAACGTGGAGATCGAGACCGAGGGCATGACCCTCAACATCGGACCCCAGCACCCCGCCACCCACGGAACGCTTCGACTGGTCGCCCGTCTCGACGGGGAGCAGGTGGTGGAGGCCGAGCCGATCATGGGCTACATGCACCGGGGCTACGAGAAGCTGGCCGAGGTTCGCACCTACCCCCAGGTCACCACGCTTATCAACCGCATCGACTGGCTGGGGAGCTTCGCCAACGAGGTGCCCTTCATCCTGGCGGCCGAGAAGCTCATGGAGGTCGAGGCGCCGCCCCGAGCCCAGTGGATCCGCACCGCACTGTTCGAGCTGAGCAGGATCGCCAACATCACCCTGTTTTTGGGCGATATGGCCGTGCAGCTCGGCGCCCTCACCCCGGTGTTCATGGCCTTCCGCGACCGGGAGTTCGTGCTCAACCAGATCGAAGCGGCCACCGGCGGGCGATTCCACCCCAACTTCGACCGCATCGGAGGCCTCAAAGACGACCTGCCTCAGGGCTGGATCGACGACACCAAGCAGGTAATGGAGAAGATTCGCGATTTCTGCGACGAGTTCGAGGAACTGGTGCTGGGCAATGAGATCTTCCAGGCCCGCAGCCGGGGAATCGGCATTGTGCCTCCCGCGGTGGGCTTGGCCTACGGGCTCTCGGGGGCCAACATCCGGGCCAGCGGGGTGGATTGGGATCTGCGCCGCGACGGCCATGAGGCCCTGGCCTACGACCAGGTGGACTGGAGGGTGTGGACCCATCCCGACGGCGACTCGTTCGCCCGCTATTGGGTGAGGCTCCAGGAGACCCGAGAAGCCACCCACATCGTGGATCAGCTACTGGACGGGCTTCCCTCGGGGCCGATCATGGCCAAGGTACCCCGCATCATCAAAGTCCCCGCGGGCGAGGCCTACGCCGCCACCGAGAACCCGCTGGGCGAGATGGGTTACTACATCGTGAGCAAGGGCGACCTAGTGCCGTTCCGAGTCAAGATCCGTTCGGCCAGCTTCTCCAACATCTCCATCACGCCGTGGCTGCTAAAGGGCGTGTACGTGCCCGACATCATCACGATCCTGGCCAGCCTGTACTTCATCCTGGGAGACATCGACCGGTGA
- a CDS encoding NADH-quinone oxidoreductase subunit C codes for MTQLSSTDTDTSAEAEPQPDERREAWAARLADALGDGYAEHHIIGGSDLWVRVARESWTDAATAARDQLGCQFFDWLSAIDWLPSPFGRDMDAQEDNPETKAADPMEQGHAGGETRFQMVMRLYSITDHLGITIKADLPDDDLSIDTLIGVYPGADWHEREAWEMFGIHFNSHPDLRNIYLPGEFEGNPLRKDFPLLARRVKPWPGIVDVELFPGEEGP; via the coding sequence GTGACCCAATTGTCGTCGACTGACACCGACACCAGCGCCGAGGCCGAGCCGCAGCCCGACGAGCGCCGGGAGGCGTGGGCGGCTCGGCTGGCCGACGCCCTAGGCGACGGCTACGCCGAGCATCACATCATCGGCGGCAGCGACTTGTGGGTGCGGGTGGCCCGGGAATCGTGGACCGACGCGGCCACCGCGGCGCGTGACCAGTTGGGCTGCCAATTCTTCGACTGGCTCTCGGCGATCGACTGGCTTCCCTCTCCCTTCGGGCGGGACATGGATGCCCAAGAGGACAACCCCGAGACCAAAGCAGCCGATCCCATGGAGCAGGGCCATGCCGGCGGCGAGACCCGGTTCCAAATGGTGATGCGCCTCTATTCCATCACCGACCACCTGGGCATCACCATCAAGGCCGACCTCCCCGACGACGATCTGAGCATCGACACACTGATCGGGGTATACCCCGGGGCCGATTGGCACGAGCGCGAGGCCTGGGAGATGTTCGGGATCCATTTCAACAGCCACCCCGACCTCCGCAACATCTACCTGCCCGGCGAGTTTGAGGGGAACCCCCTCCGCAAGGACTTCCCCCTGCTGGCCCGGCGGGTGAAGCCATGGCCCGGCATCGTGGACGTGGAGTTGTTCCCCGGCGAGGAGGGCCCGTGA
- the nuoB gene encoding NADH-quinone oxidoreductase subunit NuoB — protein sequence MTKLLNLGRKYSIWMYQWGLACCAIEMGAVIGSPRYDVMRLGVIPFPASPRQADLVVISGTVTDKMVPSILRLYQQMPDPKYVISMGSCANCGGPYWDSYSVTKGVDQIIPVDVYVPGCPPRPEALLEGIVLLQERIMNEDPAMRWRGDPIVVD from the coding sequence CTGACCAAGCTGCTTAATCTCGGCCGGAAATACTCCATCTGGATGTATCAATGGGGCTTGGCCTGCTGCGCCATCGAGATGGGCGCAGTGATCGGCTCGCCCCGCTATGACGTCATGCGTCTCGGGGTGATCCCGTTTCCCGCCAGCCCCCGCCAGGCCGACTTGGTGGTGATATCGGGGACAGTCACCGACAAGATGGTGCCTTCGATTTTGCGCCTCTACCAGCAGATGCCCGACCCGAAGTACGTCATTTCCATGGGCTCCTGCGCCAATTGCGGAGGCCCGTACTGGGACTCCTACTCGGTGACCAAGGGTGTCGACCAGATCATCCCTGTGGATGTCTATGTGCCCGGCTGTCCACCCCGGCCCGAGGCCCTGCTGGAAGGCATCGTGCTGCTGCAAGAGCGCATCATGAACGAGGACCCGGCAATGCGGTGGCGAGGTGACCCAATTGTCGTCGACTGA
- a CDS encoding NADH-quinone oxidoreductase subunit A, giving the protein MSEFLRDYLLVVLFLVLAGALVFGMLGLGSLLRPTRSQPQKYITYESGVDPVGLGWSQSNIRYYVFALLFVMFDVEAVFIFPWATRLEAYGTFGLVEMAIFIFILALGLVYAWRKGVLRWI; this is encoded by the coding sequence GTGTCGGAGTTCCTCCGCGACTACCTCCTAGTCGTCTTATTCCTCGTGCTGGCGGGCGCGTTGGTCTTCGGGATGCTGGGACTCGGGAGCCTGCTACGACCCACCCGTTCACAGCCTCAGAAGTACATCACCTACGAGAGTGGCGTCGACCCGGTGGGACTGGGTTGGTCGCAGAGCAACATCCGCTATTACGTATTCGCCCTCCTGTTTGTGATGTTTGACGTGGAGGCGGTGTTCATTTTCCCCTGGGCCACCCGACTGGAGGCCTACGGGACTTTCGGATTGGTCGAGATGGCCATATTCATTTTCATCCTTGCGCTGGGTTTGGTGTACGCCTGGCGAAAGGGTGTCCTTCGGTGGATCTGA